In a genomic window of Pokkaliibacter sp. MBI-7:
- a CDS encoding (Fe-S)-binding protein has product MPAVHTYTPARPKVALFVTCLVDMFRPSVGFAAVKLLEQAGYSVEVPPTQTCCGQPAFNSGDRLTTKDIARQVIDAFEDYPYVVGPSGSCIGMLHHYPELFTDEPAWQQRAEKLAARAWELTSFLQDVVQFQGIDAQFDGRVTYHDSCSGLRELGVKQQPRTLLGQVKGLELKEMEESETCCGFGGTFCVKYPDISNRMVSNKTRFIKDSGANTLLGGDLGCLLNMAGKLKREGIDVQVRHVAEVLADACHQPAIGDAEV; this is encoded by the coding sequence ATGCCTGCTGTGCATACCTATACGCCTGCGCGCCCCAAGGTCGCCTTATTTGTCACCTGTCTGGTCGATATGTTTCGCCCAAGCGTTGGCTTTGCTGCGGTGAAACTGCTGGAACAGGCAGGCTACAGCGTCGAAGTACCGCCTACCCAGACCTGCTGCGGCCAGCCAGCGTTCAACTCAGGCGACAGGCTCACCACCAAGGATATTGCCCGGCAAGTCATCGACGCCTTCGAGGACTATCCCTATGTGGTAGGTCCATCAGGCTCCTGCATTGGCATGCTGCATCACTACCCCGAACTTTTCACGGACGAACCTGCCTGGCAGCAGCGCGCAGAAAAACTGGCTGCCCGCGCCTGGGAACTGACCAGTTTTCTGCAGGATGTGGTGCAGTTTCAGGGTATTGATGCCCAGTTTGATGGTAGGGTCACCTATCACGATTCCTGTTCCGGCTTACGTGAACTGGGAGTCAAACAACAGCCCCGCACCCTGCTTGGCCAGGTCAAGGGACTGGAGCTTAAGGAAATGGAAGAGAGCGAAACCTGCTGCGGCTTTGGTGGCACCTTCTGCGTGAAATACCCGGACATCTCCAACCGCATGGTCAGCAACAAAACACGCTTCATCAAGGATAGTGGTGCAAACACCCTGCTCGGCGGGGATTTGGGCTGCCTGCTTAACATGGCAGGGAAGCTCAAGCGGGAAGGCATCGATGTACAGGTCCGTCACGTTGCGGAAGTACTCGCTGATGCCTGCCACCAACCTGCCATTGGCGACGCGGAGGTATAA
- the rpmI gene encoding 50S ribosomal protein L35 — protein sequence MPKIKSNSGAAKRFKKTGSGFKHKQSFRRHILTKKTTKRKRQLRATHHVEATDLGNVSRMLPYA from the coding sequence ATGCCAAAAATCAAATCCAACAGCGGTGCTGCCAAGCGCTTTAAAAAGACTGGTAGCGGCTTCAAGCACAAGCAGTCTTTCCGTCGTCACATTCTGACCAAGAAGACCACCAAGCGTAAGCGTCAGCTGCGTGCTACTCACCATGTAGAAGCAACTGACCTGGGCAACGTGTCTCGCATGCTGCCTTACGCATAA
- the rplT gene encoding 50S ribosomal protein L20, with translation MPRVKRGVVARRRHKKILKQAKGYYGARSRVFRVAKQAVIKAGQYAYRDRRQRKRQFRALWIARINAGARLNGLSYSRLIAGLKKAAIEIDRKVLADLAMNDQVVFAAVVEKAKAAL, from the coding sequence ATGCCTCGCGTAAAACGTGGTGTGGTCGCTCGTCGCCGCCATAAGAAAATTTTAAAGCAAGCTAAAGGTTACTACGGTGCACGTAGTCGTGTATTCCGTGTAGCCAAGCAGGCCGTTATCAAAGCTGGTCAGTATGCTTACCGTGACCGTCGTCAGCGTAAGCGTCAGTTCCGCGCTCTGTGGATTGCTCGTATCAACGCCGGTGCACGTCTGAACGGTCTGTCTTACAGCCGTCTGATCGCTGGCCTGAAAAAAGCAGCCATCGAGATCGACCGTAAGGTCCTGGCTGATCTGGCTATGAATGACCAGGTAGTATTTGCAGCGGTTGTCGAAAAAGCCAAAGCGGCTCTGTAA
- the thrS gene encoding threonine--tRNA ligase has translation MPVITLPDGSQREFSNPVSVYDVAANIGAGLAKATIAGRVNGHLVDACDIIDTDAELQIITAKDEEGVEIIRHSCAHLIGHAVKQLYPTAKMVIGPVIDDGFYYDISYERPFTPEDLEAIEKRMQELIAKDYDVIKKMTPRDDVIQVFESRGEEYKLRLVDDMPDEKAMGLYYHEEYVDMCRGPHVPNTRFLKAFKLTKISGAYWRGDSKNEQLQRIYGTAWADKKALSAYLERLAEAEKRDHRKIGKQLDLFHTQEEAPGMVFWHPNGWTIWQAVEQYMRRMQNQRGYQELRTPQVVERTLWEKSGHWDKFKEQMFTTHSEERDFAIKPMNCPCHVQVFNQGLKSYRDLPLRLAEFGSCHRNEPSGALHGIMRVRGFTQDDGHIFVAESQIQDEVSQFIDFLHEVYADFGFSEIIYKLSTRPEQRVGSDAVWDKAEKALADALDAKKLDWQELPGEGAFYGPKIEFSLKDCLGRVWQCGTIQVDFSMPGRLGAQFVNEQGDRETPVMLHRAILGSFERFIGILIENYAGSMPAWLSPVQAVVINITDKQAEYVKKVEEFLLNQGFRVKADLRNEKIGFKIREHTLQKIPYQLVVGDKEVESNTVTVRTRTGEDLGSMSLDAFAQHLTANIAKRGRVATEN, from the coding sequence ATGCCTGTAATTACTCTCCCTGACGGTAGTCAGCGCGAATTTTCCAATCCTGTAAGTGTGTATGATGTTGCCGCCAATATTGGTGCTGGTCTGGCCAAAGCCACCATCGCCGGTCGCGTCAACGGCCATCTGGTTGATGCCTGTGACATCATCGATACCGATGCCGAGTTACAGATCATTACCGCCAAGGATGAGGAAGGCGTCGAGATTATTCGTCACTCCTGTGCGCACCTGATCGGTCATGCTGTCAAACAGCTGTACCCAACCGCCAAGATGGTTATTGGTCCGGTGATCGACGATGGCTTCTACTATGACATTTCCTATGAGCGCCCCTTTACGCCAGAGGATCTGGAAGCAATCGAGAAGCGCATGCAGGAGCTGATCGCCAAGGATTACGACGTCATCAAGAAGATGACTCCTCGTGATGATGTCATCCAGGTATTTGAGTCGCGCGGTGAAGAGTACAAGCTGCGTCTGGTGGATGACATGCCTGACGAAAAGGCAATGGGGCTGTACTACCACGAAGAATACGTGGATATGTGCCGTGGACCGCACGTACCCAACACCCGTTTTCTCAAAGCCTTCAAACTGACCAAGATTTCAGGTGCCTACTGGCGCGGTGACTCCAAAAACGAGCAGTTGCAGCGTATCTACGGTACTGCCTGGGCAGACAAGAAAGCCCTGAGCGCTTATCTGGAGCGTCTGGCTGAAGCGGAAAAGCGCGATCACCGCAAAATCGGTAAGCAGCTTGACCTGTTCCATACTCAGGAAGAAGCACCGGGCATGGTGTTCTGGCATCCCAATGGCTGGACTATCTGGCAGGCGGTAGAACAGTACATGCGCCGTATGCAGAACCAGCGTGGCTATCAGGAGCTGCGTACTCCTCAGGTGGTTGAGCGCACTTTGTGGGAGAAGTCCGGTCACTGGGACAAGTTCAAAGAGCAGATGTTCACTACTCATTCCGAAGAGCGTGACTTTGCTATCAAACCAATGAACTGCCCCTGTCATGTGCAGGTGTTTAACCAGGGCCTGAAGAGCTATCGTGATCTGCCCCTGCGTCTGGCCGAGTTTGGTTCATGTCACCGTAATGAGCCCTCTGGTGCGCTGCACGGTATTATGCGCGTGCGCGGCTTTACTCAGGACGATGGTCACATTTTCGTTGCTGAAAGCCAGATTCAGGATGAAGTGTCACAGTTCATCGATTTCCTCCATGAGGTGTATGCGGACTTTGGCTTCAGCGAAATCATTTACAAGCTGTCCACTCGTCCAGAGCAGCGTGTAGGCTCTGATGCCGTGTGGGACAAGGCGGAAAAAGCGCTGGCTGATGCACTGGACGCAAAAAAACTGGACTGGCAGGAATTGCCGGGCGAGGGCGCATTCTATGGTCCGAAGATTGAATTCTCTCTGAAGGACTGTCTGGGACGTGTATGGCAGTGCGGTACCATTCAGGTGGACTTCTCCATGCCTGGCCGTCTGGGTGCCCAGTTCGTCAATGAGCAGGGAGATCGTGAGACTCCGGTCATGCTGCACCGTGCGATCCTGGGATCGTTTGAGCGCTTCATCGGTATCCTGATTGAGAACTATGCCGGTTCTATGCCCGCCTGGCTGTCGCCAGTGCAGGCGGTGGTGATTAATATCACCGATAAACAAGCGGAGTATGTCAAAAAAGTTGAGGAATTCTTACTGAATCAAGGCTTCCGTGTGAAAGCGGACTTGAGAAACGAGAAGATCGGCTTTAAAATCCGCGAGCACACTTTACAGAAGATCCCTTATCAGCTGGTTGTAGGCGATAAGGAGGTTGAATCGAATACTGTCACCGTTCGCACTCGCACAGGGGAAGACCTCGGCAGCATGAGCTTGGACGCTTTTGCCCAACACCTTACTGCTAATATCGCGAAGCGTGGACGGGTTGCAACGGAGAACTAG
- a CDS encoding LutB/LldF family L-lactate oxidation iron-sulfur protein, whose translation MEIHSPEFKANARIALHDASLQKALGNLRDGFPRKRAIAVSRLPEFEPLRDQARDLKNHILSHLDLYLETFERNCTANGGQVHWAADAEQARQQILDICRSVGARTVTKGKSMISEEINLNDYLEQHGVQPVETDLGEYILQLRHDHPSHIIAPAIHLNLEDVSDAFHEHHPKYGFTERTEDAAELMAEARTVMRKHFVAADVGITGANFLVAETGSSIIVTNEGNGDLTQTLPKVHIVITSIEKVVPTLEDMSLFLRLLARSATGQEFSVYNTLSTGPKRSTDQDGPEQYHVILLDNGRSDMLGSEFQDMLRCIRCSACMNHCPVYGSVGGHAYGWVYPGPMGSVLTPQLIGVDQAGHLPNASTFCGKCESVCPVRIPLPKLMRHWREREFERHLTPSTVRQGLWGWAAFAKRPTLYRWMSRSANFLLRRLARNGRISKLPLATGWTDWRDMPAPQQGTFMDQWKKRQQSEQQQGGRR comes from the coding sequence GTGGAGATTCATAGCCCGGAATTCAAAGCCAATGCCCGCATCGCCCTGCATGACGCCTCGTTACAGAAGGCCTTGGGCAACCTTCGTGATGGTTTTCCCCGCAAGCGAGCCATCGCGGTGTCACGCCTGCCTGAGTTTGAGCCGCTGCGCGATCAGGCCCGCGATCTGAAAAATCACATTCTGTCTCATCTCGATCTGTATCTGGAAACCTTCGAGCGTAACTGCACCGCCAATGGTGGTCAGGTTCACTGGGCAGCCGATGCAGAGCAGGCCCGCCAGCAAATTCTGGACATCTGTCGCAGCGTCGGTGCCAGGACAGTGACCAAGGGCAAGTCGATGATCTCAGAGGAGATCAATCTTAACGACTATCTGGAGCAGCATGGCGTTCAGCCGGTTGAGACCGATCTGGGTGAGTACATCCTGCAACTGCGTCACGATCATCCGAGCCATATCATTGCCCCGGCAATACATCTCAATCTGGAAGATGTCAGCGACGCCTTTCATGAGCACCACCCCAAATACGGTTTTACCGAACGCACCGAAGATGCCGCCGAACTCATGGCAGAGGCACGCACCGTCATGCGCAAACATTTTGTCGCTGCGGATGTGGGCATTACCGGCGCCAACTTTCTGGTGGCGGAAACCGGCTCCAGCATCATCGTTACCAACGAAGGCAATGGCGACCTGACGCAGACACTGCCCAAGGTCCATATCGTCATCACCAGCATCGAGAAAGTAGTCCCGACACTGGAGGATATGAGCCTGTTTCTGCGTCTCCTTGCCCGCTCCGCCACCGGCCAGGAGTTCAGCGTCTACAACACCCTGTCAACCGGCCCAAAGCGCAGCACTGATCAGGATGGTCCAGAACAGTACCATGTCATCCTGCTGGACAACGGCCGCTCTGACATGCTCGGCAGTGAGTTTCAGGACATGCTGCGCTGCATCCGCTGCTCCGCCTGTATGAACCATTGCCCGGTGTACGGCTCTGTTGGCGGCCATGCATATGGCTGGGTATATCCTGGTCCGATGGGCTCAGTACTGACCCCTCAGCTGATTGGTGTAGATCAGGCAGGCCATCTGCCCAATGCGTCCACCTTCTGCGGCAAGTGCGAGTCGGTCTGCCCGGTACGCATTCCGCTACCCAAACTGATGCGACACTGGCGCGAACGCGAATTCGAACGGCATCTGACACCGTCAACGGTACGTCAGGGGTTGTGGGGGTGGGCAGCCTTCGCCAAACGACCCACGCTCTATCGCTGGATGTCTCGCAGCGCCAACTTCCTGCTGCGCCGCCTGGCGCGAAACGGTCGTATTAGTAAATTACCTCTGGCAACGGGATGGACTGACTGGCGTGATATGCCAGCACCACAGCAAGGCACCTTTATGGACCAATGGAAGAAACGCCAGCAGTCGGAGCAACAGCAGGGAGGTCGCCGGTAA
- the pheS gene encoding phenylalanine--tRNA ligase subunit alpha — protein MENLDTLLNQGSEAIATAADLQALDAIRVQYLGKSGEITQLLKGLGKLSAEERPQAGAAINVVKQQLQDALNARQEMLQSQELEAKLAGERIDVTLPGRSQDMGGLHPVTRTIERMEQFFGSIGYSVAEGPEVEDDYHNFEALNIPSHHPARAMHDTFYFDVGTLLRTHTSPVQIRTMEAGQPPIRIICPGRVYRCDSDQTHSPMFHQVEGLLVDKGVSFADLKGTVSRFLKVFFEQDDLAVRFRPSYFPFTEPSLEVDIGYTVNGEQRWLEVMGCGMVHPKVFEYVGIDPEVYTGFAFGMGVERLAMLRYGVRDLRLFFENDLRFLRQFR, from the coding sequence ATGGAAAACCTTGATACCCTGCTAAACCAGGGCAGTGAAGCGATAGCCACCGCTGCAGATCTGCAGGCGCTGGATGCTATCCGTGTGCAATATCTGGGCAAGAGTGGCGAAATTACCCAGCTGCTCAAAGGTCTCGGAAAACTGTCGGCGGAAGAGCGCCCGCAGGCTGGTGCTGCTATCAACGTCGTGAAGCAGCAGCTTCAGGATGCACTGAATGCCCGGCAGGAAATGCTGCAGTCACAAGAGCTGGAAGCCAAGCTGGCTGGTGAGCGTATTGATGTGACTTTGCCTGGTCGCAGTCAGGACATGGGTGGTCTGCACCCAGTGACGCGTACCATTGAGCGTATGGAGCAATTCTTCGGCAGTATCGGTTACAGTGTTGCTGAAGGCCCGGAAGTTGAAGATGACTATCACAACTTTGAAGCGCTGAATATTCCTTCTCACCATCCGGCGCGAGCCATGCACGATACCTTCTATTTTGATGTTGGTACTCTGCTGCGCACCCATACCTCACCAGTACAGATTCGAACCATGGAAGCGGGTCAGCCGCCTATCCGTATCATCTGTCCGGGCCGTGTATATCGCTGTGACTCTGACCAGACGCACTCACCCATGTTCCACCAGGTAGAGGGGCTCCTGGTTGATAAAGGTGTGAGCTTTGCAGATCTGAAGGGCACAGTATCGCGCTTCCTCAAGGTTTTCTTCGAGCAGGATGATCTGGCGGTGCGTTTCCGTCCATCCTATTTCCCTTTTACTGAGCCTTCTCTGGAAGTGGACATTGGCTATACCGTCAACGGTGAACAGCGTTGGCTGGAAGTCATGGGTTGCGGCATGGTGCATCCCAAGGTGTTTGAGTACGTGGGGATTGATCCAGAGGTCTACACTGGCTTTGCCTTCGGTATGGGTGTAGAGCGCCTGGCGATGCTGCGTTACGGTGTGCGTGATCTGCGTCTGTTCTTTGAAAACGATCTGCGCTTCCTGCGTCAGTTCCGTTGA
- the pheT gene encoding phenylalanine--tRNA ligase subunit beta: protein MKFSEQWLREWVNPAINSDELMAQVTLAGLEVDDVIPVAGKFSGVVVGKILTAEQHPNADKLQVCQVTDGSETFQVVCGAPNARAGLVTAFARIGAELPGDFKIKKAKLRQVESCGMLCSAQELGISEDHDGIMELAEDAPIGADLRELLNLNDITIDVDLTPNRSDCLSIRGLAREVGVLNQCDVAEPVIEAVAASCDATFPVRIEAGAACPRYLGRVIKGINLGVATPDWMVEKLRRSGIRSIDPVVDVTNFVLLELGQPMHAFDLAQLESSVVVRMAKTDETLTLLDGSEIKLAADELVIADEVKPVALAGIMGGEHSGVNADARDIFLECAFFSPLAIAGRARRHGLHTDASHRYERGVDPELQYLAVERATALLVEIVGGEAGPVVVAEAPEHLPVRNVIRLRDERLAMMLAVELPESEVESILRRLGMSPQRAEAGVWQVQVPSWRFDISLEVDLIEEIARIYGYNRLPSKQPAAAMEMPALPEHKVQLGRLRQTLISRGYQEAITFSFTEPKLLAKFDPERIPLALANPISADLAVMRTTLWAGLAKTVQYNQNRQQSRVRLFETGLRFVPQGDELVQEKVIAGVICGECMPESWHGKSDPVDFFDLKGDVEAMLSLTGKQFSFEADANPALHPGQSASIRNEQGQLIGYIGRLHPTLRKELDLNGDLFLFEISLALLQEGVVNSFAGVSKFPEVRRDIAVLAKDEVSFADLQSVVRDAAGDSFKNVVIFDLYRGKGVPDGHKSVALGLTWQDPSRTLTDDEISAAVTKVINDLEAKLGAALRS from the coding sequence ATGAAATTTTCAGAACAGTGGTTACGTGAATGGGTCAATCCCGCGATCAACAGTGATGAGTTGATGGCGCAGGTGACTCTGGCCGGGCTGGAAGTCGATGACGTCATTCCGGTAGCTGGCAAGTTTTCTGGTGTGGTAGTAGGCAAGATATTGACTGCCGAGCAACACCCTAATGCAGACAAGCTGCAAGTCTGTCAGGTCACTGATGGTAGTGAAACCTTCCAGGTAGTCTGTGGCGCTCCCAATGCGCGAGCAGGGCTGGTGACTGCTTTCGCTCGTATCGGCGCCGAATTACCCGGCGACTTCAAGATCAAAAAGGCCAAGCTCCGTCAGGTGGAGTCCTGCGGCATGCTGTGTTCAGCACAAGAGCTGGGCATCAGCGAAGATCATGATGGCATCATGGAGCTGGCTGAAGATGCGCCCATTGGTGCGGACCTGCGTGAGCTGTTGAACCTGAATGACATCACTATTGATGTTGATCTGACCCCAAACCGCAGTGACTGCCTGAGTATTCGTGGTCTGGCACGCGAAGTGGGTGTCCTGAATCAGTGTGACGTAGCCGAGCCAGTGATCGAAGCGGTTGCAGCAAGTTGCGATGCTACGTTCCCCGTACGCATCGAAGCCGGTGCAGCCTGTCCCCGTTATCTGGGGCGGGTCATCAAGGGCATTAATCTGGGTGTGGCTACACCTGACTGGATGGTGGAAAAGTTGCGTCGTAGTGGCATCCGCAGTATTGATCCCGTTGTTGATGTAACCAACTTCGTGCTGCTTGAGCTTGGTCAGCCCATGCATGCCTTTGATCTGGCGCAGCTGGAGAGCTCAGTTGTTGTTCGTATGGCTAAAACCGACGAAACACTGACTCTGCTGGATGGCAGCGAAATCAAACTGGCTGCAGACGAGCTGGTTATTGCTGACGAAGTTAAGCCCGTCGCGCTGGCAGGCATCATGGGGGGTGAGCACTCAGGGGTTAACGCTGATGCGCGTGACATCTTCCTTGAGTGTGCTTTCTTCAGTCCGCTGGCGATTGCCGGCCGTGCACGTCGTCATGGCCTGCATACTGACGCCTCTCATCGCTATGAGCGCGGAGTTGACCCAGAGCTGCAATACCTGGCCGTTGAGCGTGCTACCGCGTTGCTGGTTGAGATCGTTGGGGGTGAAGCAGGCCCGGTAGTGGTCGCTGAAGCTCCAGAACACCTGCCTGTACGCAATGTGATTCGTCTGCGTGATGAGCGTCTGGCAATGATGCTGGCCGTCGAGCTGCCAGAATCTGAAGTGGAAAGCATTCTGCGCCGCCTGGGGATGTCTCCACAGCGTGCTGAGGCGGGAGTGTGGCAAGTGCAGGTGCCTTCATGGCGCTTCGATATCAGTCTGGAAGTAGACCTGATTGAAGAGATTGCGCGTATTTATGGCTACAACCGACTGCCATCAAAACAGCCTGCTGCTGCCATGGAAATGCCTGCCTTGCCTGAGCACAAGGTGCAGTTGGGCCGCTTGCGTCAGACGCTGATCAGCCGTGGCTATCAGGAAGCGATTACCTTCAGCTTCACTGAGCCCAAGCTGTTGGCTAAGTTTGATCCAGAGCGTATACCACTTGCGTTGGCCAACCCGATCTCTGCCGATTTGGCGGTGATGCGGACCACCTTGTGGGCAGGACTGGCCAAAACGGTTCAATACAACCAGAACCGTCAGCAGTCACGTGTGAGGCTGTTTGAAACGGGCCTGCGTTTTGTGCCGCAAGGTGATGAGCTGGTCCAGGAAAAGGTCATTGCCGGGGTAATCTGCGGTGAGTGTATGCCGGAGAGCTGGCATGGCAAGTCAGATCCTGTCGACTTCTTTGACCTGAAGGGTGATGTTGAAGCGATGTTAAGTCTGACGGGCAAGCAATTCAGCTTTGAAGCTGATGCTAATCCAGCACTGCATCCCGGTCAGTCTGCCAGTATTCGCAACGAGCAGGGGCAGCTCATTGGTTACATCGGCCGTTTGCATCCGACGCTGCGTAAAGAGCTGGATTTGAATGGCGACCTGTTCCTGTTCGAGATCAGTCTGGCCTTGTTGCAGGAAGGTGTAGTGAACAGCTTTGCCGGCGTATCCAAGTTCCCCGAGGTGCGTCGCGACATTGCTGTTCTGGCTAAAGATGAAGTGTCATTCGCTGATCTGCAGAGTGTTGTTCGCGATGCAGCTGGTGACAGCTTCAAGAATGTCGTCATATTCGACTTGTATCGTGGTAAGGGTGTACCAGATGGTCACAAGAGTGTGGCGCTGGGCTTGACCTGGCAGGATCCATCACGCACTCTTACTGATGACGAAATTAGTGCTGCAGTCACCAAGGTTATCAATGACTTGGAAGCTAAGCTGGGTGCGGCACTGAGAAGCTGA
- a CDS encoding FCD domain-containing protein has protein sequence MTEQHNENIERADMFCISKADQLSKHITGRIISGQWKPGQLMASERQLAAEFEMSRAMVRESVTQLVGKGVLQSRHGQGTRVCNPMAHLFDEHFGDLPQDSYELQLAVLEMRTVIDGEAAWYFCQRASAEEMQMLVSEFERMEQRRHHAMTPLERAKADLTFHMLIAEHCHQILIISLAQLLYSKFFNAIYGVLGRTHRRTGGYPPHIEEQHRNIFQTICSRDAEAARLAAEQHILTTRQTLEQLEPGRQG, from the coding sequence ATGACTGAGCAGCACAACGAAAATATCGAGAGAGCGGACATGTTCTGCATCAGCAAGGCGGACCAGCTGTCAAAACACATTACCGGACGGATCATCAGTGGTCAGTGGAAACCTGGACAGCTTATGGCGTCAGAGCGACAGCTGGCAGCTGAGTTCGAAATGTCCAGAGCGATGGTTCGGGAAAGTGTCACTCAGCTAGTGGGTAAAGGGGTGCTGCAAAGTCGTCATGGGCAGGGCACCAGAGTGTGCAATCCGATGGCACACCTGTTCGATGAGCATTTTGGCGATCTGCCGCAGGACTCCTATGAGCTGCAGCTGGCGGTGCTGGAAATGCGCACTGTGATTGACGGTGAAGCTGCCTGGTACTTCTGTCAGCGCGCTTCAGCTGAGGAAATGCAGATGCTGGTCAGTGAGTTTGAGAGGATGGAGCAGCGACGCCACCATGCCATGACGCCGCTTGAGCGGGCCAAGGCAGACCTGACGTTTCACATGCTGATTGCTGAGCATTGTCATCAGATTCTGATTATCAGTCTGGCGCAGCTGCTCTACAGCAAATTCTTTAATGCCATCTACGGTGTGCTGGGGCGCACCCATCGGCGCACGGGAGGTTACCCTCCTCATATTGAGGAGCAGCACCGGAATATTTTTCAGACCATCTGCAGTCGTGATGCCGAGGCAGCAAGGCTGGCGGCTGAACAGCATATCCTTACGACCCGGCAAACTCTCGAGCAGTTGGAACCGGGGCGGCAAGGCTGA
- the infC gene encoding translation initiation factor IF-3, translating into MNEEIRAREVRLVGPDGEQIGIVSINDALSKAAETLQDLVLIAPEAEPPVCKIMDYGKHLFEKKKQLAVAKKKQKQTQIKEMKFRPGTEEGDYQVKLRNLVRFLEDGDKAKVSLRFRGREMAHQELGMQLMQRIEQDLVELAVVEQRAKLEGRQMVMVLAPKKKK; encoded by the coding sequence ATTAATGAAGAGATCCGCGCACGCGAAGTTCGTCTGGTAGGACCGGACGGAGAGCAGATCGGAATCGTATCCATTAATGATGCTCTGAGCAAAGCAGCAGAAACCTTGCAGGATCTGGTGCTGATCGCCCCCGAGGCGGAGCCTCCGGTGTGTAAGATAATGGACTACGGTAAACATCTGTTTGAAAAGAAAAAACAGTTGGCCGTTGCGAAGAAAAAGCAAAAGCAAACTCAGATTAAAGAAATGAAGTTCCGTCCAGGAACTGAAGAAGGGGATTACCAGGTAAAACTGCGCAACCTGGTACGTTTCCTTGAAGATGGTGACAAGGCCAAGGTCTCTCTCCGCTTCCGCGGTAGGGAAATGGCGCACCAAGAGCTGGGCATGCAGTTGATGCAGCGAATTGAACAAGATCTTGTTGAATTGGCGGTCGTCGAACAGCGTGCCAAGCTTGAAGGGCGTCAGATGGTCATGGTCCTGGCACCGAAAAAGAAGAAGTAA
- the ihfA gene encoding integration host factor subunit alpha codes for MGSLTKADISERLFEELGLNKREAKEVVESFFEEIRESLSANEQVKLSGFGNFDLRDKRERPGRNPKTGEEVPISARRVVTFKPGQKLKEKVEMYTDLQTH; via the coding sequence ATGGGTTCTCTGACCAAAGCCGATATATCCGAGCGACTGTTTGAAGAGCTGGGGCTCAACAAGCGGGAAGCGAAAGAGGTCGTTGAGTCTTTTTTCGAGGAAATCCGTGAAAGTCTGAGCGCTAACGAACAGGTCAAATTATCAGGGTTTGGTAACTTTGATCTGCGTGACAAGCGAGAGCGTCCGGGCCGAAATCCGAAAACGGGAGAGGAGGTACCCATTTCTGCTCGAAGAGTGGTTACTTTCAAACCGGGTCAGAAACTGAAAGAGAAGGTGGAAATGTACACTGATCTTCAGACCCACTAA